From the genome of Paludisphaera rhizosphaerae, one region includes:
- a CDS encoding sugar phosphate isomerase/epimerase family protein encodes MSHRPPDPKLLSINTATVRKRWNLGEIFEGCARHGIQGVSPWRDQVQTFGLTESAKMVRDLGFVVTGYCRGGMFPGSTPEEIVAARDDNRRAVDEACELGATCLVLVVGGLPKGSKDILGARAQVRDGIGELLDYARPRNMPLAIEPLHPMYAADRACVNTTAHANDLCDELGDDGLGIALDVYHVWWDPYIHREINRAGKKRILAFHICDWLVPTRDLLLDRGMMGDGVIDIPSLRAAVEGQGYEGFHEVEIFSGQDWWERPPDEVLKTCIERHQSCC; translated from the coding sequence GTGAGCCACCGCCCGCCCGATCCGAAGCTGCTCTCGATCAACACGGCCACCGTCCGCAAGCGCTGGAACCTCGGCGAGATCTTTGAGGGCTGCGCCCGCCACGGCATCCAGGGTGTCTCCCCCTGGCGCGACCAGGTCCAGACGTTCGGCCTGACGGAGTCGGCGAAGATGGTCCGCGACCTGGGCTTCGTGGTCACGGGCTACTGCCGGGGCGGCATGTTCCCCGGCTCCACACCCGAGGAGATCGTGGCCGCCCGCGACGACAACCGACGCGCCGTCGACGAGGCCTGCGAACTGGGCGCAACGTGCCTCGTCCTCGTCGTCGGCGGCCTGCCGAAGGGCTCGAAGGACATCCTCGGGGCGCGGGCGCAGGTCCGCGACGGGATCGGGGAGTTGCTCGACTACGCCCGCCCGCGCAACATGCCGCTGGCAATCGAGCCCCTGCACCCGATGTACGCCGCCGATCGCGCGTGCGTCAACACCACGGCCCACGCCAACGACCTCTGCGACGAGTTGGGGGACGACGGCCTGGGGATCGCGCTCGACGTCTATCACGTGTGGTGGGATCCTTATATCCACAGGGAGATCAACCGCGCGGGGAAGAAGCGGATCCTGGCCTTCCACATCTGCGACTGGCTCGTGCCGACGCGCGACCTGTTGCTCGACCGCGGCATGATGGGGGACGGCGTCATCGACATCCCATCGCTCCGCGCCGCGGTTGAGGGCCAGGGGTACGAGGGCTTCCACGAGGTCGAGATCTTCTCCGGCCAGGACTGGTGGGAGCGGCCTCCCGACGAGGTCCTGAAGACCTGCATCGAGCGCCATCAATCCTGCTGCTGA
- a CDS encoding dihydrodipicolinate synthase family protein, translating into MPRVNLLSRSGAVEPYTMQGARSWKPPARPEFNRVAFSAAHVVADARSAVDPWIGAAVDWDATLRYREHLLSLGLGIAEAMDTAQRGMGLDWPTALELIKRTVALAKGKPGAKVASGVGTDQLAPRPGLTTADVIAAYEEQAEAVESVGGRIILMASRALAASARSADDYEHAYGAILGRVREPVILHWLGPMFDPALAGYWGSDDLDEAMDVCLRIIGDHAAKVDGIKISLLDKDKEIDMRRRLPEGVKMYTGDDFNYPELIEGDDRGYSHALLGIFDAIAPAASAGLQALGANDLGEYRRILEPTVPLSRHIFAAPTRFYKSGVVFLAWLNGWQDHFVMVGGQQSARSALHYSELFRLADAAGLLDDPDRAASRMRSFMAVQGIEP; encoded by the coding sequence ATGCCCCGCGTGAATCTCCTCAGCCGCTCCGGCGCCGTCGAGCCCTACACGATGCAGGGAGCGCGGTCGTGGAAGCCCCCCGCGCGACCGGAGTTCAACCGCGTCGCCTTCTCGGCCGCGCACGTCGTGGCCGACGCACGCAGCGCGGTCGATCCGTGGATCGGCGCGGCCGTCGACTGGGACGCCACGCTCCGCTATCGCGAGCACCTGCTGTCGCTCGGTCTGGGGATCGCCGAGGCGATGGACACCGCCCAGCGCGGCATGGGGCTGGACTGGCCCACGGCCCTGGAACTCATCAAGCGGACCGTCGCACTCGCGAAGGGGAAGCCCGGCGCGAAGGTGGCGTCGGGCGTGGGGACCGATCAACTCGCCCCGCGACCAGGGCTGACCACCGCCGACGTCATCGCCGCGTATGAGGAACAGGCCGAGGCCGTCGAGTCCGTCGGCGGGCGGATCATCCTGATGGCCAGCCGGGCGCTGGCGGCCTCCGCGCGATCGGCCGACGATTACGAGCACGCCTACGGCGCGATCCTCGGCCGCGTCCGCGAGCCCGTGATCCTCCACTGGCTCGGCCCCATGTTCGACCCGGCGCTGGCCGGCTACTGGGGCTCGGACGACCTCGACGAGGCGATGGACGTCTGCCTCCGGATCATCGGCGACCACGCCGCGAAGGTCGACGGCATCAAGATTTCCCTCCTCGACAAGGACAAGGAAATCGACATGCGTCGCCGCCTCCCCGAAGGCGTGAAGATGTACACCGGCGACGACTTCAACTACCCCGAGCTGATCGAGGGGGACGACCGAGGATACTCGCACGCCCTGCTGGGGATCTTCGACGCGATCGCCCCGGCGGCCTCGGCTGGGCTGCAGGCTTTGGGGGCGAACGACCTGGGCGAGTATCGGCGGATCCTGGAGCCGACGGTCCCGTTGTCGCGGCATATCTTCGCGGCCCCCACGCGGTTCTACAAGTCGGGCGTCGTGTTCCTGGCGTGGCTCAACGGCTGGCAGGACCACTTCGTGATGGTGGGCGGCCAGCAGAGCGCCCGCAGCGCCCTGCACTACTCGGAGCTGTTCCGCCTGGCCGACGCCGCCGGCCTGCTCGACGACCCCGACCGCGCCGCCTCGCGGATGCGGTCCTTTATGGCCGTGCAGGGGATCGAGCCGTGA
- a CDS encoding Gfo/Idh/MocA family protein, producing MSEHRIGVVMHGVTGRMGMNQHLIRSIVAIRDQGGVTLSNGDRIVPDPLLVGRDAEKIAALARRVGVPRWTTDLDAALADPNDEIFFDAATTQGRPAILRRAIAAGKHIYCEKPVAVDLEQALGLVREARKVGVKHGVVQDKLWLPGVMKLKLLRDAGFFGRMLSVRGEFGYWVFEGDLQPTQRPSWNYRAEDGGGIILDMLCHWRYLVDNVFGPIKSVSCLGATHIPERRDERGRPYKATADDAAYATFELANGVIVQMNSSWTVRVRRDDLLTLQVDGVLGSAVAGLTDCRTQSRVNTPKPVWNPDVRNTHDFYADWASVPDTVTYDNAFKAQWELFLKHVYGEGEFPWDLLEGAKGVQLVELGLKSWRERRWVDVPELEV from the coding sequence ATGTCAGAGCATCGCATCGGCGTCGTCATGCACGGCGTCACCGGCCGGATGGGGATGAATCAGCACCTGATCCGATCGATCGTCGCCATCCGCGACCAGGGGGGCGTGACGCTCTCCAACGGCGACCGGATCGTCCCCGACCCGCTGCTGGTCGGCCGCGACGCCGAGAAGATCGCCGCGCTGGCCCGGCGCGTCGGCGTCCCGCGCTGGACGACCGACCTGGACGCGGCCCTGGCCGACCCCAACGACGAGATCTTCTTCGACGCCGCCACCACTCAGGGCCGGCCCGCGATCCTCCGCCGGGCCATCGCGGCCGGCAAGCACATCTACTGCGAGAAGCCCGTCGCCGTCGACCTGGAACAGGCCCTCGGCCTCGTCCGCGAGGCTCGCAAGGTCGGCGTCAAGCACGGCGTCGTCCAGGACAAGCTCTGGCTGCCGGGCGTGATGAAGCTGAAGCTCCTCCGCGACGCCGGCTTCTTCGGCCGAATGCTCTCTGTCCGCGGCGAGTTCGGCTACTGGGTCTTCGAAGGGGACCTTCAGCCCACCCAGCGCCCGTCGTGGAACTACCGGGCCGAGGACGGCGGCGGCATCATCCTGGACATGCTCTGCCACTGGCGATACCTGGTCGACAACGTCTTCGGCCCGATCAAGAGCGTCTCCTGCCTGGGCGCGACCCACATCCCCGAACGTCGCGACGAGCGCGGGCGGCCCTACAAGGCCACGGCCGACGACGCCGCTTATGCGACCTTCGAGCTGGCCAACGGCGTGATCGTGCAGATGAACAGCTCGTGGACCGTCCGCGTCCGTCGCGACGACCTGCTGACCTTGCAGGTCGACGGCGTCCTCGGATCGGCCGTCGCCGGGCTGACCGACTGCCGCACCCAGTCGCGCGTCAACACCCCCAAGCCCGTCTGGAACCCGGACGTCCGCAACACCCACGACTTCTACGCCGACTGGGCGAGCGTCCCCGACACCGTGACCTACGACAACGCCTTCAAGGCCCAGTGGGAGCTGTTCCTGAAGCACGTCTACGGCGAGGGCGAGTTCCCCTGGGACCTGCTGGAAGGCGCCAAGGGCGTGCAGCTCGTCGAGTTGGGCCTGAAGTCCTGGCGCGAGCGGCGATGGGTCGACGTCCCCGAACTGGAGGTTTGA